In a genomic window of Alteromonas gilva:
- a CDS encoding family 43 glycosylhydrolase: MRLPLLGRVLCVLALGFCGDYANAIDNGVYTITSKHSGKLVEVGSASLDDGANVIQWSANGNNTQRWLIAEQSDGYYSVINLNSGKALEVYDWQTANGANVAQFEDQGLASQRWQINELGDGSVSFINKHTGKALDLYGFDTSDGANISQWEYWGGDAQRWELTKLANVENAPFDPSTTNGAANHWPLTGSLVTHDPTLAYEDGMWWIFQTGPGIAGKWSDDGVTWNDGQAVFPNGLSWWDNYVPDHDGIDVWAPDLKQYNGRTWLYYSISTFGSRVSAIGLASAPSILSGNWRDDGLVVNTTNSNNYNAIDPELVVAEDGSPWMAFGSWNSGIKVTRINPVTMKPFGSLYSIASRSGGIEAPALIYRQGYYYLFVSLGKCCDGVNSTYRIAYGRSTDIRGPYLDKNGQDMMQGGGSILDAGNSQWVGPGGEDIVNTDVMVRHAYDATDNGVPKLLISTLNWDSNGWPRY, encoded by the coding sequence ATGAGATTACCTTTACTTGGAAGGGTTCTTTGCGTATTAGCGCTGGGCTTTTGTGGTGATTACGCTAACGCAATTGACAACGGTGTTTACACTATAACCTCTAAACACAGCGGCAAGCTGGTGGAAGTTGGCTCGGCCAGCCTTGATGATGGCGCGAACGTCATTCAGTGGTCTGCCAACGGCAATAACACCCAGCGGTGGCTGATAGCCGAACAGTCAGATGGCTATTACAGCGTCATTAACCTCAATTCAGGTAAAGCGTTAGAGGTTTATGACTGGCAAACTGCCAATGGTGCCAACGTCGCGCAGTTTGAAGATCAGGGCCTTGCCAGTCAGCGCTGGCAAATTAACGAACTCGGTGATGGTTCGGTCAGTTTTATCAATAAACACACAGGTAAAGCGTTAGATCTGTATGGGTTTGACACCTCAGATGGCGCTAATATCTCTCAGTGGGAATATTGGGGAGGCGATGCACAGCGCTGGGAATTAACCAAGCTGGCAAACGTGGAAAACGCCCCTTTTGATCCCTCTACTACCAATGGCGCTGCCAACCACTGGCCACTGACCGGTAGCCTGGTCACACACGATCCAACCCTGGCATATGAAGATGGTATGTGGTGGATTTTCCAGACTGGTCCAGGCATTGCCGGTAAGTGGTCTGACGATGGCGTTACCTGGAACGACGGCCAGGCTGTATTTCCTAATGGCTTATCCTGGTGGGACAATTACGTACCTGATCACGATGGTATAGACGTCTGGGCGCCAGACCTAAAGCAATATAACGGTCGTACATGGTTGTATTATTCTATTTCTACCTTTGGTTCCAGGGTTTCAGCAATTGGTTTAGCCTCAGCGCCCAGTATTCTTAGCGGTAACTGGCGGGACGATGGTTTGGTTGTTAACACCACCAATAGTAACAACTATAACGCCATTGATCCTGAGCTGGTGGTGGCTGAAGACGGTAGTCCCTGGATGGCATTCGGGTCTTGGAATTCAGGTATCAAGGTGACACGCATTAACCCTGTTACCATGAAACCTTTTGGCTCTTTATATAGCATTGCCAGTCGCTCCGGCGGTATTGAAGCGCCGGCCCTGATTTACCGTCAGGGTTATTACTATCTGTTTGTGTCACTGGGCAAGTGTTGTGATGGGGTAAATAGTACCTACCGGATAGCTTATGGCCGTTCCACCGATATTCGTGGGCCGTACCTGGACAAGAACGGTCAGGATATGATGCAGGGTGGCGGCAGCATTCTTGATGCAGGCAATTCTCAGTGGGTCGGTCCGGGCGGTGAAGATATTGTGAACACCGACGTGATGGTACGCCATGCGTATGACGCCACCGACAATGGCGTACCAAAATTGCTTATCAGTACGCTTAACTGGGATAGCAACGGCTGGCCGCGTTACTGA
- a CDS encoding acyl carrier protein phosphodiesterase, with protein MNFLAHLFLAQPTADSYFGNLLGDFRRGVDVSTYPQAVQSGVANHVHVDRFTDNHPFVKTAKKRVSARRRRYAGIMLDILFDHFLIKHWQHYSQQSLNNFCCDAYHRLDSRLHVMPQRMQAVVNSMLKYRWLTTYNHLNGVDKALDRTAERIRFRHSFHGSIEEVHAHYAEFEEVFMAFFPELIESVRTHNIESE; from the coding sequence GTGAACTTCTTGGCACATTTGTTTTTAGCTCAACCGACAGCAGACTCCTACTTTGGGAACTTGCTTGGCGACTTTCGTCGCGGTGTGGATGTTAGTACCTACCCGCAAGCAGTACAAAGCGGGGTGGCCAACCATGTTCATGTCGATAGGTTTACCGATAATCATCCGTTCGTTAAAACGGCAAAAAAACGGGTATCAGCCCGACGTCGTCGCTATGCCGGGATTATGTTGGATATCCTGTTTGATCATTTTCTGATTAAACACTGGCAGCACTATTCTCAGCAATCATTGAACAACTTTTGTTGTGACGCTTACCACCGCCTCGACAGCCGTCTGCACGTGATGCCTCAGCGAATGCAGGCCGTAGTAAACAGTATGCTTAAATATCGCTGGTTAACTACTTATAACCACCTGAATGGGGTCGATAAAGCTCTTGACCGCACCGCCGAACGCATTCGTTTCAGGCACAGTTTTCATGGCAGTATCGAGGAGGTGCATGCCCATTACGCGGAGTTTGAAGAGGTGTTTATGGCGTTCTTCCCAGAACTTATCGAATCGGTTCGCACTCACAATATTGAGTCGGAATAA
- a CDS encoding EAL and HDOD domain-containing protein — MFAFIARQPILDREKDLFGYELLFRDGKSGAYPVHSEEKSRYIIEHHYTLGLDDICCNKTSFINFHSDTIITGLPPAITPDSVVIELSDYQEHQSALIDACKHVKQLGFKLAIDDPAMVSGQHSIFPLIDILKVDVNKANYSVIEKNIPRFLQSNIQLVAENVNNHDDFVVCRDLGFDLFQGYFFAKPEATIQRQLPASKMNLVDLMGESASSQFNLERINQIIERDAALSFLLLKFINNPTINKRYKIISLKHALNYMGEVEIKKFIALLAMAQLGDEKPLELLHMSLVRAKFFDLLAEERGIHSDPPIGFLIGLFSLLDALLDQEMPDILRQLPLTDEINDALLSQSSEFNHYLKLVRAFEGALWMNVIREAKELNIDQKHLHSLYNQAIVWGNGVRQTVSSYFPRKIITD; from the coding sequence ATGTTCGCTTTTATTGCTCGTCAGCCAATCCTCGACCGTGAGAAAGATTTATTCGGTTATGAATTGCTGTTCAGAGATGGCAAGTCAGGCGCTTACCCTGTTCATTCAGAAGAAAAGAGCCGCTACATCATTGAGCACCATTACACACTCGGTCTTGATGACATATGCTGCAACAAAACCTCGTTTATTAATTTTCACAGTGACACCATCATTACGGGCTTGCCCCCCGCGATCACACCAGATTCCGTGGTCATTGAGTTATCTGACTATCAGGAACACCAATCGGCGTTAATCGATGCATGCAAGCATGTTAAACAGCTTGGCTTTAAGCTCGCTATTGATGATCCGGCTATGGTCAGTGGACAGCATTCTATATTTCCGCTTATTGATATTCTTAAAGTCGATGTCAACAAAGCCAATTACAGCGTTATTGAGAAGAACATACCGCGCTTTTTGCAGTCCAATATTCAACTGGTCGCAGAAAACGTCAATAATCACGACGACTTTGTTGTGTGTCGCGACTTAGGGTTTGATCTGTTCCAGGGCTATTTTTTTGCCAAACCTGAAGCAACAATTCAACGCCAGCTGCCTGCCTCAAAAATGAACCTGGTTGACTTGATGGGGGAAAGCGCAAGTTCTCAGTTTAACCTCGAACGTATTAACCAGATTATTGAGCGTGATGCGGCGCTGTCCTTTTTGCTGTTAAAGTTCATTAATAATCCCACAATCAACAAACGATATAAGATTATTTCCCTCAAGCATGCCCTGAATTATATGGGTGAGGTCGAGATTAAAAAGTTCATTGCGCTGTTAGCAATGGCTCAGCTTGGTGATGAAAAACCGCTGGAATTGCTGCATATGTCGTTGGTCAGAGCAAAGTTTTTTGATTTGCTGGCCGAAGAGCGTGGCATTCATTCCGATCCGCCGATCGGGTTTCTCATCGGTCTGTTTTCGTTACTTGATGCGCTGCTCGATCAGGAAATGCCCGACATACTTCGCCAATTGCCGCTAACAGATGAAATTAATGACGCGCTGCTGTCTCAGTCATCAGAATTTAACCATTATCTCAAATTGGTCAGGGCGTTTGAAGGCGCCTTATGGATGAATGTTATTCGCGAGGCCAAAGAACTCAACATCGACCAAAAACACCTGCATAGCCTGTACAATCAGGCTATTGTCTGGGGCAACGGCGTGCGGCAAACCGTGTCTTCTTATTTTCCCAGAAAAATCATCACCGATTAG